In Brevibacterium zhoupengii, the following are encoded in one genomic region:
- a CDS encoding glyceraldehyde-3-phosphate dehydrogenase: protein MTDATTARLNEWANKQTAAEELIPLTGRLYRENDVLLTLFGRSLLNKSVTGMIKAHRYARHFLGEDLDIEETLKIVRALTELDLGPTRIDLGRLIQKLQDQSTSVEDFLSTELASVTGGNAEEGTVRDVVLYGFGRIGRLLARILIDRAGGTGMRLRAIVVRKGSDDDIVKRASLLRRDSVHGSFDGSIVVDEEANTIQANGTLIQVIYSNDPSQVDYTEYGINDAIIVDNTGIWRDEESLSKHLACPGASKVLLTAPGKGEVKNIVYGVNDAAILEEDTVMSAASCTTNAITPVLKALHDKYGVRNGHVETVHSFTNDQNLIDNFHKGSRRGRAAGLNMVLTETGAAKAVAKALPKLKGKLSGNAIRVPTPNVSMAILNLNLEKATSVDELNAFLRETSMNSELRNQIDYVSSPELVSSDLVGSKRAGVVDGLATIVDDDRVVVYVWYDNEFGYSCQVIRCVAKMAGVDVPAFP, encoded by the coding sequence TTGACTGATGCAACGACGGCTCGCCTGAACGAATGGGCGAACAAGCAGACTGCCGCCGAAGAACTCATTCCACTGACCGGACGACTGTACCGCGAGAACGATGTGCTGCTGACGCTGTTCGGCCGTTCTCTGCTGAACAAGTCGGTGACCGGGATGATCAAGGCTCACCGCTATGCCCGCCACTTCCTCGGCGAGGATCTCGACATCGAAGAGACCCTGAAGATCGTTCGTGCTCTGACCGAACTCGATCTCGGGCCTACCCGAATCGACTTGGGTCGCCTCATCCAGAAGCTGCAGGACCAGTCGACCTCGGTCGAAGACTTCCTCTCCACTGAGCTGGCATCAGTCACCGGAGGCAATGCTGAGGAAGGTACCGTCCGCGATGTCGTCCTCTACGGCTTCGGCCGCATCGGTCGCCTGCTCGCCCGCATCCTCATCGATCGTGCCGGCGGCACGGGGATGCGTCTGCGTGCGATCGTCGTCCGCAAGGGCAGCGATGATGACATCGTCAAGCGTGCCTCCCTGCTGCGGCGCGACTCCGTGCATGGCAGCTTCGACGGCAGCATCGTCGTCGACGAAGAGGCCAACACGATCCAGGCCAACGGCACCCTGATCCAGGTCATCTACTCCAACGATCCTTCTCAGGTCGACTACACCGAGTACGGCATCAACGATGCGATCATCGTCGACAACACGGGAATCTGGCGCGACGAGGAGAGCCTGTCCAAGCACCTGGCCTGCCCGGGTGCCTCGAAGGTCCTCCTCACCGCGCCCGGCAAGGGCGAGGTCAAGAACATCGTCTACGGCGTCAATGACGCGGCCATCCTCGAAGAGGACACGGTGATGTCAGCGGCTTCGTGCACCACGAACGCGATCACTCCAGTGCTCAAGGCCCTCCATGACAAGTACGGGGTCCGAAACGGTCACGTCGAAACGGTGCATTCGTTCACGAACGATCAGAACCTCATCGACAACTTCCACAAGGGCTCCCGTCGTGGTCGTGCCGCCGGACTCAATATGGTGCTCACGGAGACCGGTGCTGCCAAGGCAGTGGCGAAGGCACTCCCCAAACTCAAGGGCAAGCTCTCGGGCAACGCGATCCGCGTTCCCACTCCGAACGTGTCGATGGCGATCCTCAACCTCAACCTTGAGAAGGCCACGAGCGTCGATGAGCTCAACGCATTCCTGCGTGAGACCTCGATGAATTCGGAACTGCGCAACCAGATCGACTATGTCTCCTCCCCCGAGCTCGTCTCCAGCGACCTCGTCGGCTCGAAGCGGGCCGGTGTCGTCGATGGTCTGGCCACGATCGTCGACGATGACCGTGTCGTCGTCTACGTCTGGTACGACAACGAGTTCGGCTACAGCTGCCAGGTGATCCGCTGCGTGGCCAAGATGGCCGGGGTCGACGTTCCCGCCTTCCCCTGA
- a CDS encoding D-2-hydroxyacid dehydrogenase, whose protein sequence is MTVLTILNAPGTEIPDQLTDLGHREGVELRIVEAQDLGSALPGTEVLLLWDFFSTALRSEFDRADSLKWIHAAAAGVDSLLFDELSASEVVVTNARGIFDRPIAEFVLNYILIHAKNSLGSLQDQKTSTWNRRSTKNLAGSQAMVVGTGSIGREIARLLKALDVNVTGAGSHARTGDADFGTVIDSAQLSSHLSGVDWVINIAPLTEKTRNLIDAEVFAAMDSDAYFVNVGRGEGVVTSDLVKALETGQIAGAGLDVFDEEPLPADHSLWQADNVIVTPHMSGDTDGWRMRLANQFVDLFDKHMAGEAFPHTVDKAAGYVR, encoded by the coding sequence ATGACGGTACTGACAATACTCAACGCCCCCGGGACGGAGATTCCCGACCAGCTGACTGACCTCGGTCACAGGGAAGGAGTCGAACTTCGGATCGTCGAAGCACAGGACCTCGGCTCTGCTCTCCCGGGCACCGAAGTTCTCCTGCTCTGGGACTTCTTCTCAACAGCGCTGCGCAGCGAGTTCGACCGTGCTGACAGCCTGAAGTGGATCCATGCGGCTGCGGCCGGAGTCGACTCTCTGCTCTTCGATGAGCTGTCGGCCTCGGAGGTTGTGGTCACCAACGCGCGGGGGATCTTCGATCGGCCCATCGCAGAGTTCGTCCTCAACTACATCCTCATCCATGCGAAGAACTCGCTGGGTTCGCTCCAGGATCAGAAAACATCGACCTGGAACCGTCGCTCGACGAAGAACCTGGCCGGATCCCAGGCCATGGTCGTCGGCACCGGGTCGATCGGGCGCGAGATCGCCCGGTTGCTGAAAGCTCTCGACGTCAACGTCACCGGAGCCGGCAGCCATGCTCGGACCGGTGACGCCGACTTCGGAACCGTCATCGATTCGGCTCAGCTGAGTTCGCATCTGTCCGGAGTCGACTGGGTGATCAACATTGCGCCGCTGACGGAGAAGACGAGGAATCTCATCGACGCCGAGGTGTTCGCCGCCATGGACTCGGACGCCTACTTCGTCAATGTCGGTCGTGGGGAGGGGGTCGTCACCTCCGACCTCGTGAAGGCACTTGAGACGGGCCAGATCGCCGGCGCCGGACTCGACGTCTTCGACGAAGAGCCACTGCCTGCCGATCACTCGCTGTGGCAGGCGGACAACGTCATCGTCACCCCGCACATGAGCGGGGACACCGACGGATGGCGCATGCGTCTGGCCAACCAGTTCGTCGACCTCTTCGACAAGCACATGGCAGGGGAGGCGTTCCCGCACACGGTCGACAAAGCAGCGGGATACGTGCGATGA
- a CDS encoding MDR family MFS transporter — MRRNQGLRTGEMPKTPEDSSDPEQMKTSAIILLFVGLMIAMFMFSLNQTVLATALPTIVGELDGVDQMLWVSTAFMLASTIMMPIYGKVGDLFGRKPLFMFAISCFLLGSVFALIANDMGMLIFGRVLQGIGGGGMMILSQSIIASVVPARERGKYMGIMGSAFAVSSVAGPLIGGWLTEGPGWRWAFAINFPLGIIALFAAAIFLKVPKRAPGPRPKIDVIGMALISIVTSCIVLVSAWGGHDYEWGSWQINGLIIVGALSIVGFILVELKVSEPVIPMYLFKNRDFLLCTIAGLFIGIGMFGVLSYMPTYLQMVHGIDATVAGLMMVPMMGTMLISSTLIGFVVSRTGKYKMYPLMGILIMAASLVLLSQLKAESAPWETMGCLALLGLGLGLSMQTLVLVVQNAFPVAMVGTATASNNYFRQVGATLGMAFIGSVFTQRLLDNIKDGMGELAKANPSQPLPKVSSTGLTPQIVADLPEPLHSLIITSYNDALVPLFLWVAPLAVLGFIFLCFLPNTPLAQTLKADPAKRELVTVGADSSASHADSSASHTDTSDSLAEKARLKESTHDGTDNTQRPRDGDSRPAD; from the coding sequence ATGAGAAGGAATCAAGGACTGAGAACCGGCGAGATGCCGAAGACCCCGGAAGACAGCAGCGACCCCGAGCAGATGAAGACATCTGCGATCATCCTGCTCTTCGTGGGCCTGATGATCGCCATGTTCATGTTCTCTCTCAATCAGACGGTGCTGGCGACCGCACTGCCGACGATCGTCGGTGAACTCGACGGTGTCGACCAGATGTTGTGGGTCTCCACAGCATTCATGCTCGCCTCGACGATCATGATGCCCATCTACGGCAAGGTCGGTGACCTGTTCGGTCGCAAACCGCTCTTCATGTTCGCCATCAGCTGCTTCCTGCTCGGCTCGGTTTTCGCACTGATCGCCAATGACATGGGCATGCTCATCTTCGGCCGGGTGCTCCAGGGCATCGGCGGCGGTGGCATGATGATCCTCTCGCAGTCCATCATCGCCTCGGTGGTTCCCGCACGTGAACGCGGCAAGTACATGGGAATCATGGGATCTGCCTTCGCCGTATCCTCGGTCGCAGGTCCCCTCATCGGCGGCTGGCTGACAGAAGGACCCGGCTGGCGCTGGGCCTTCGCGATCAACTTCCCACTCGGCATCATCGCTCTCTTCGCCGCCGCCATCTTCCTCAAGGTGCCCAAGCGCGCCCCCGGACCGCGCCCGAAGATCGACGTCATCGGCATGGCCCTGATCTCGATCGTCACCTCCTGCATCGTCCTCGTCTCCGCCTGGGGCGGACACGACTACGAATGGGGCTCGTGGCAGATCAACGGCCTCATCATCGTCGGAGCCCTCTCCATCGTCGGTTTCATCCTGGTCGAGCTCAAGGTCAGCGAACCGGTCATCCCGATGTACCTGTTCAAGAACCGAGACTTCCTGCTGTGCACCATCGCCGGGCTGTTCATCGGCATTGGCATGTTCGGGGTCCTGTCCTACATGCCCACCTATCTGCAGATGGTCCACGGAATCGACGCCACCGTGGCGGGCCTGATGATGGTTCCCATGATGGGCACGATGCTCATCTCCTCGACACTCATCGGCTTCGTCGTCTCGCGCACCGGCAAATACAAGATGTACCCGCTCATGGGAATCCTGATCATGGCCGCTTCTCTGGTGCTGCTCTCGCAGCTCAAGGCCGAAAGCGCACCTTGGGAGACCATGGGCTGCTTGGCCCTGCTGGGGCTCGGACTGGGGCTGAGCATGCAGACCCTCGTGCTCGTCGTCCAGAATGCCTTCCCCGTTGCCATGGTCGGCACAGCCACCGCGTCGAACAACTACTTCCGCCAGGTCGGAGCGACTCTGGGCATGGCCTTCATCGGGTCAGTCTTCACCCAGCGTCTCCTGGACAATATCAAGGACGGGATGGGTGAGCTGGCCAAGGCCAATCCTTCACAGCCGCTGCCCAAGGTCTCCTCGACGGGGCTCACCCCCCAGATCGTCGCCGACCTGCCAGAGCCGCTGCACAGCCTCATCATCACGTCGTACAACGACGCTCTGGTGCCGCTGTTCCTGTGGGTCGCCCCACTGGCAGTCCTCGGGTTCATCTTCCTGTGCTTCCTGCCCAACACACCATTGGCACAGACGCTGAAGGCCGACCCCGCAAAGCGCGAACTTGTCACGGTCGGGGCCGACTCCTCTGCGAGCCACGCGGATTCGTCCGCGTCTCACACCGACACATCCGATAGTCTGGCTGAGAAGGCTAGGCTGAAGGAGTCGACTCATGACGGTACTGACAATACTCAACGCCCCCGGGACGGAGATTCCCGACCAGCTGACTGA